A single genomic interval of Spirosoma linguale DSM 74 harbors:
- a CDS encoding acetoacetyl-CoA synthase (TIGRFAM: acetoacetyl-CoA synthase~PFAM: AMP-dependent synthetase and ligase~KEGG: rme:Rmet_2699 acetyl-CoA synthetase), with the protein MPQPTVTPLYTPDRNSIEQSLLKRYMNWLFVKKGLYFRDYDDLWDWSVTDLEHFWESIWQFFDVQSHTPYHQVVFRPSKQDMIGVSWFSEATLNYAEHIFRHRTPHRPAILFSSELQPTVQSLSWDALEQQVAAMATYLRNQQINAGDRVVAVLPNGPEAIVAFLATNAIGAVWSSCSPDFGTSSIVDRFQQIEPKILIVADGYSYNGRRIDKTDTARELRDELPTLQHVIWIPYLDAHSQLEGTISWRDVLNTPVPDGLTFEPVPFEHPIWVLYSSGTTGKPKAITHSVGGCLLEHLKALGLHQDVRPGERYFWYSTTGWMMWNYALGSMLVGSTLVLYDGAAGYPTLNVLWKLADEAKVTHFGGGAAYYLACLRAGLKPADMAKLTHLRTIGSTGSPLPPEGFRWIYESIKSKVWLISLSGGTDVCSGFVGGNPLLPVYEGEIQCRLLGCKVEAFDEKAKPVRGELGEMVILEPMPSMPVFFWNDPGNERYRKSYFEEYPGIWRHGDYIRITERNGIIIYGRSDATLNRDGVRIGTSEIYSAVESIPEIMDSLVVGLEQPGGKYFMPLFVVLKDGVTLTSELTTRIKDTLRKQFSPRHVPDAVYAIADIPYTISGKKLETPIKKILSGMDVSLATSKDTLRNPTALAHFVNFTR; encoded by the coding sequence ATGCCGCAACCAACCGTAACCCCACTTTACACTCCCGACCGCAATTCCATTGAGCAAAGTCTGTTGAAACGATACATGAACTGGCTTTTTGTAAAAAAAGGGCTCTATTTTCGGGATTACGACGATTTATGGGATTGGTCCGTCACGGATCTGGAACATTTCTGGGAGAGTATCTGGCAGTTTTTCGATGTCCAGAGCCATACGCCTTATCATCAGGTAGTTTTCAGGCCCAGTAAGCAGGATATGATTGGCGTAAGCTGGTTTTCGGAGGCAACGCTCAATTACGCTGAACATATTTTCCGGCACCGTACTCCCCACCGACCGGCCATCCTTTTTTCGTCTGAGTTACAGCCTACTGTCCAAAGCCTATCGTGGGACGCCCTCGAACAGCAGGTGGCTGCTATGGCCACTTACCTCCGTAATCAGCAGATAAACGCAGGTGACCGGGTGGTCGCTGTTTTGCCAAACGGCCCTGAAGCCATCGTAGCCTTTCTGGCAACCAATGCCATTGGCGCCGTATGGTCGAGCTGCTCACCCGATTTCGGTACGTCCAGCATTGTTGATCGGTTTCAGCAGATCGAGCCTAAAATCCTTATCGTGGCCGACGGCTATTCGTACAATGGCCGACGGATTGATAAGACAGACACAGCTCGTGAGCTGCGTGATGAACTGCCAACCCTTCAGCATGTCATCTGGATACCTTATCTGGATGCACACAGCCAGCTTGAAGGTACAATCTCCTGGCGTGATGTGTTGAATACACCAGTTCCCGACGGACTAACGTTTGAGCCTGTTCCTTTTGAGCACCCCATCTGGGTACTTTACTCATCAGGAACAACGGGCAAGCCCAAAGCCATCACGCACAGTGTAGGCGGTTGCCTTCTCGAACACCTGAAAGCACTCGGACTGCACCAGGATGTCAGGCCGGGGGAGCGGTATTTCTGGTATTCCACTACCGGATGGATGATGTGGAATTATGCCCTGGGCTCGATGCTGGTGGGCTCAACGCTGGTGCTGTACGATGGAGCGGCTGGCTACCCAACCCTTAATGTGCTCTGGAAACTGGCCGATGAAGCGAAGGTCACTCATTTTGGCGGAGGAGCAGCTTATTATCTCGCCTGCTTACGTGCGGGACTCAAACCAGCCGATATGGCCAAACTGACGCACCTCCGAACCATCGGCTCAACCGGCTCTCCCCTACCGCCGGAAGGTTTTCGCTGGATCTATGAATCAATAAAGTCTAAGGTCTGGCTGATTTCGCTTAGTGGCGGTACCGATGTATGCAGCGGGTTTGTGGGCGGTAATCCATTGCTGCCCGTTTACGAAGGTGAGATTCAGTGTCGGCTGTTGGGCTGCAAAGTAGAAGCCTTCGATGAAAAGGCGAAACCAGTGCGGGGCGAGTTGGGCGAAATGGTTATTCTGGAACCCATGCCCTCCATGCCGGTCTTCTTTTGGAACGACCCCGGCAATGAACGTTACCGCAAGAGTTACTTTGAGGAGTATCCCGGTATCTGGCGACATGGCGACTACATCCGGATCACGGAGCGAAATGGAATCATCATTTATGGTCGTTCTGATGCAACCCTCAATCGGGATGGGGTCCGCATTGGAACCAGCGAGATTTATAGTGCGGTAGAAAGTATCCCGGAAATAATGGATAGCCTGGTGGTTGGGCTGGAACAACCCGGCGGAAAATATTTTATGCCGTTGTTTGTCGTACTGAAAGACGGCGTTACGCTGACCAGCGAGCTAACGACGCGTATTAAAGATACCTTACGTAAGCAGTTCAGTCCCCGTCACGTGCCGGACGCCGTCTATGCTATAGCTGATATTCCATATACAATCAGTGGCAAAAAGCTCGAAACACCCATCAAGAAAATCCTGTCCGGCATGGATGTTTCCCTGGCAACGAGCAAAGATACCCTGCGAAATCCGACGGCGTTGGCCCATTTTGTCAACTTTACCAGATAA
- a CDS encoding RNA polymerase, sigma-24 subunit, ECF subfamily (TIGRFAM: RNA polymerase sigma factor, sigma-70 family~PFAM: sigma-70 region 2 domain protein; Sigma-70 region 4 type 2; sigma-70 region 4 domain protein~KEGG: mxa:MXAN_6759 RNA polymerase sigma-E factor): MSTRLSDEELIRQYLSGQPTHCFKALYDRYVNKVYRRCLSMTKDPLKAEDFTHDIFLKVFNKLDAFQERSSFSTWLYSISFNYCSDQIRLARRLQITDIEDSANYNIPDVTEEHLHEETLHLVNRAMKSLSANEQALLRLKYEDGMSIAAISAMLDLKESTVKMRLKRSRDKIYKLYSRLHTT, encoded by the coding sequence ATGAGTACTCGTTTAAGTGATGAGGAGTTGATTCGGCAGTATCTGTCAGGCCAGCCCACGCACTGTTTTAAGGCTCTTTACGACCGGTACGTTAACAAAGTTTATCGACGATGTTTGTCCATGACTAAAGATCCTTTGAAAGCCGAAGACTTTACCCATGATATTTTTTTAAAAGTATTCAATAAGTTAGACGCCTTTCAGGAACGGTCGAGTTTTTCTACCTGGCTATATTCCATTTCGTTTAATTACTGCTCCGACCAGATTCGACTGGCAAGACGGCTTCAGATAACCGATATTGAGGATAGTGCCAATTACAATATTCCAGACGTAACAGAAGAGCATCTGCATGAAGAGACGCTTCATTTGGTAAATCGGGCAATGAAATCCTTGTCGGCAAATGAGCAGGCATTGCTGCGACTCAAATACGAAGATGGCATGAGCATAGCAGCCATTAGCGCAATGCTCGATCTTAAAGAAAGTACCGTGAAAATGAGACTCAAACGGAGTCGGGACAAGATTTATAAACTGTATAGCAGACTACACACGACCTGA
- a CDS encoding RNA-binding S4 domain protein (PFAM: RNA-binding S4 domain protein; pseudouridine synthase~SMART: RNA-binding S4 domain protein~KEGG: hypothetical protein): MSQDSEQNDRNTGPGRDGDSNRQSGRSFGRRDDVRNSGTNSSRPNRDSDRPRFSRDSDRNDRPKFNRPADGDRPRFSRDERNDGPRNDGPRNGGPRDGQRGGNSRDTGRPFRNDGPRTNDRNSDQGKPRFDRNSNDRPSFNRDSERPRFSRDNDRSSSSRDSDRPRFNRDNDGGDRPKFNRPADGDRPRFNRDDRTYRPAGAGPRPDSASRPNRDDRPERPRRDTDSPRFSNDKGRSNDRSDNDRPRRDDRPSFNRDSERPRFSRTDAPRDTNRESKSDGPARFPRERKSTGGFDRPEKPAFKRVGGFSREADERNNFGGEDRRGEDRRGNDRRSNRDEESGFTGRQRKESGDRRTGNFTKAPDYKLEQVRANQFAKRSRPDDRRGSQDNDSEKGKRTPANDGTTRLNRFIANSGVCSRREADELIAHGDISVNGKIVTEMGYKVKEGDTVKYGTKVLNPERFVYVLLNKPKDYITTTEDPEERKTVMELVADAGKFRMYPVGRLDRNTTGLLLITNDGELADKLTHPSNNIRKIYQVELDKPITDEHFEAIKKGIELEDGPIKPDAISIVTPDAYVVGIEIHSGRNRIVRRIFESFGYEVTKLDRTTYAGLTKKELPRGKWRFLDPKEVVKLKYLNA, from the coding sequence ATGAGTCAAGATTCAGAACAGAACGACCGAAACACCGGCCCAGGCCGTGATGGTGATTCGAACCGGCAGAGCGGTCGTTCCTTCGGCCGTCGGGATGACGTCCGCAACAGTGGCACAAACTCGTCACGCCCTAACCGGGATTCAGATCGCCCCCGTTTTAGCCGGGATAGCGACCGGAACGACCGGCCAAAATTTAACCGGCCTGCCGACGGCGACCGGCCCCGTTTCAGCCGCGATGAACGTAACGACGGACCGCGTAATGACGGACCACGTAACGGCGGACCGCGCGACGGACAAAGAGGAGGCAACTCCCGCGATACGGGCCGCCCTTTCCGTAATGACGGACCACGTACCAATGACCGTAACAGCGATCAGGGCAAACCTCGTTTTGACCGCAATTCAAACGACCGCCCTTCTTTCAACCGGGATTCGGAGCGCCCACGCTTCAGCCGGGATAATGACCGTTCTTCATCCAGTCGGGATTCCGACCGTCCGCGCTTTAATCGGGATAACGACGGGGGGGATCGCCCGAAATTCAACCGGCCAGCCGATGGCGACCGGCCCCGTTTTAACCGCGATGACCGGACGTACCGCCCTGCGGGAGCCGGTCCCCGTCCTGATTCTGCATCACGCCCTAATCGGGACGACCGACCGGAGCGACCCCGTCGGGATACCGATTCGCCACGATTCTCAAACGATAAAGGCCGTAGCAATGATCGTTCGGACAACGACCGGCCCAGACGTGACGACCGCCCTTCTTTCAACCGGGATTCGGAACGCCCGCGCTTCAGCCGGACGGATGCACCGCGTGATACGAACCGTGAGTCGAAAAGTGACGGACCGGCGCGTTTCCCTCGGGAGCGTAAAAGTACGGGTGGGTTTGACCGCCCCGAAAAGCCCGCGTTCAAACGGGTAGGTGGTTTTAGCCGCGAAGCTGACGAACGTAATAATTTTGGCGGTGAAGACCGTCGCGGTGAAGACCGTCGTGGCAACGACCGTCGGAGCAATCGTGACGAAGAGTCTGGTTTCACCGGCCGTCAACGTAAAGAGTCCGGAGATCGGCGCACAGGAAATTTTACTAAAGCACCGGATTATAAGCTGGAGCAGGTACGGGCAAACCAATTTGCCAAACGAAGCCGTCCGGATGATCGGCGTGGTAGCCAGGATAACGATTCGGAGAAGGGAAAACGTACGCCCGCCAATGATGGAACAACCCGTTTAAACCGATTCATTGCTAACTCGGGCGTTTGTTCGCGCCGGGAGGCCGACGAGCTTATTGCCCACGGTGACATTTCTGTAAATGGCAAAATCGTTACTGAAATGGGCTATAAGGTAAAGGAGGGCGATACCGTCAAATACGGTACCAAAGTCCTGAACCCCGAACGGTTCGTCTATGTGCTGCTCAATAAGCCTAAAGATTATATTACCACAACTGAAGATCCGGAAGAGCGTAAAACGGTGATGGAACTGGTAGCCGATGCGGGTAAATTCCGGATGTATCCGGTAGGACGCCTGGACCGGAACACCACCGGGTTGCTGTTGATTACCAACGATGGCGAACTGGCCGATAAACTGACGCACCCATCGAACAACATTCGTAAAATTTACCAGGTTGAGCTGGACAAACCCATCACCGATGAACATTTCGAAGCCATCAAAAAGGGCATCGAATTGGAAGATGGCCCCATTAAACCCGACGCGATCAGTATTGTTACGCCGGATGCCTATGTGGTCGGTATTGAAATTCACTCGGGACGTAACCGCATTGTGCGCCGTATTTTTGAAAGTTTCGGGTACGAAGTAACAAAACTCGACCGCACAACCTACGCTGGTTTGACCAAGAAAGAGCTGCCCCGCGGCAAATGGCGCTTCCTCGACCCGAAAGAAGTCGTGAAACTGAAATATCTGAACGCATAA